A window of Deinococcus carri genomic DNA:
CCCCTGACCGCCCGAGGTGAAGGAGACGGTGAGGGTCCGGCTGGGGAGGGCACGCAGCTCCGCGAGCAGGTACGCGCGGGGATGCTGCACCACGCCGCTCAGGACGACAGGCGTCGTCGCCGTGCTGACGGCGGGAGCCGTGACCGCGGCTGGAATGCTGGGCGTGGGCTGAGTCTGGCCCTGGGCGGTGCTCAGGGTCCACAGCAGGGCAAGGCCCGTGGCGCGGATCAGAGGGGGCATGGCATGTCCTTTCGGGTCGGTGGGACTAGGGCGGCGCTCCGTTTCGTTGCCGCATGTCTCAGGTGTCCACTCCACTGCGCGCCGCCCTAGTCGTCCACCGCGATCATTACGTCGCTGGCCTTGATGACGGCGTGGGCCACCTGGCCCTCCGCCAGCCCCAACCGCTCCGCGGAGGCGCGGGTGATGGTGGCGGTGATCTCGGCCCCGCCCCCGAGGCTC
This region includes:
- a CDS encoding TOBE domain-containing protein translates to MRISARNTLKGQVTSLKLGDVEAEVTLSLGGGAEITATITRASAERLGLAEGQVAHAVIKASDVMIAVDD